ccctccttcttctcttcctcagtaactccctccttcttttcttcctcgacagcttccacctcctcctccttcttttcttcgacAGGCGCAGACTCGGTCGTTCGGGCGGGCGTCTCGTCAACGGGCTTgtcctccttgtcctttaCAGGCGCGGgtgtctcttcttcagcggcggcggcggcgcTGACGGGACGAGTAGTCTTCTTTTGACCGTTGGCCATTGATCCTTGGTTGGCAGTATCGATGAATTCTTGCcactgtttttttttttgggcgTGTGAGTCAGCAATTCTACGGGCAAGGGATAGCAAAAAACGGaatgggcatgggcatACCTGGTGCATAAGCTTTCCAGCACGCTTGGTGAGTTCATACTTGTCGTTCAGGGGAATAGTCGTGAGACCcataatcttcttcatgacTACATTTTCACCGTCAATCTTGCATCTCCAAAATGACACACCCAGATGGGGgaacgacgacgacgcaCCTTTGCCAATCTTGGAGTACTGAAGCGCTTCTATTGTCATAGAGTCATAAGATTCGACAGACTCAAACACTTCGTTCCAATGTGGCATTTCCTATTCGCTCATTTATCagatcttcctctctctctctcaaaaaaaaaaaaatccaAAACTTGCAGATTCGGCAGGCATAGAATCTCCCAAAAACGCTTTTTGGAGCTTGTGCCTCCAGTCCTTGACCTTTACACATTCCGGGTTGCTCGCCAAAGGGTCTGACGATTCGTCAGCTTTCCAAAATTCGTGGAAAAATCCAAAAACCCCCAACccaccttcatcgccttccGCCTTGGTAGCCGCcgctgtcttcttcttatctCCCGCCTTGGACGCCGctgcctttgcctttttggACTTtggctcttcctccttcttagccgccgccgccgccgtcttcttctttttcggctcttccctctttctctttccaccttttACGACCacctcctcgccctcatcctcatcctcgagCTCGTCGACATTCGCCTCggcctcttcttgctgttTGtgaatctcttcttgctgggCATCCCATTCCGTGGGGTCCTGCGCGGTTTGGTAGGCTTCACGGAGACCCCCAGATGCTTTGCGGTGTGattgggaaaggaaggaggaaatgtCGGATGAGCTGAGGGCTTTGATGTCCTTGTTTTGGAGCCAGGAGCTGCAACAATGCGCGCAAGGGCGTGTCAGCCAAGCTAGCGAGGGGGTATACTGCGCGACAGACGTACAAGTCACCGGCGGGGAAGAATTGGCAGCAGTAAAGGTTTGGATTCTTTCCAGGTCGTGTCTTGAGGACGTTGCGCGGTAGAGTCTCGGGGTTGGCAATCTACCACAGCCGTATTTCCTGGTCAGCTTGATCACATCTTCCAACACATGATTTCTACGCGACGCCAACGCGCGCGACGCGTGAACGTACCCTAGCAGCTACGCGTTTTTCCCGTCAGCATGCAGCGATGGTAGTTGAGGAATGAAAGGACTGACGCCAAGGAGGATATCCTCTGAGACGGGCAAGGACAATGTCTCCAATCTCAAATTTGTGGTCGACGGGCGCGGGCTTGGAGCCGGTCTTGGACTTGGGTCCGGGCTTCTTTGTGGAGGCCGGCTTGTCGTCGACAgcaggagatgaggaagacatGGTCTGTTGTGAGTAGGGGATGTTAGTAGGGGCGGTGTGAGTACGTGTGGTGGTGTTGGCTTCTCCGGGATGTGTTTATAATAGGTGGATGTCAATAGAGCGAGCGGAATGAGAAGACGGTAGCGTCATTACATCCCCGCCGCATACGGCAATTGTCGGCGTTTATACTAGGCGCGGGACAAGGCGTGAAGCCAAGAGTAGGCGTGTGGGGGTGGAGGACAGGACAGGCGCGCGGTGAGCTCATGCACTGATAATATCCATATCCGTCATCACCGAGTGTTGCAGCCGTACACCACTGGCAGAATGCGCTCTCTCgccttccccctccccctcgcGCTgctctctcccctcctcctgcacGTAGCCGCATTCGAGAACACATCTCCGCTGCTTATATGGAACTCTGAAAAGTCAGTCGTTCACCTCTCGGCAGCACCGTCCACTGACAAGCAACAACAGATCGCAGCACTTGAGCCATGCATCGGCGTCGCTCGCAAGCAGCGCCCTCGTAGACGCAAACAACGTCTACGCCAAACTCGGGGAACTCGGGTGTGACTGGGAGACCACAGTGGCCGTTCATATCGACGATGTGCGTCTTTTGCTGGAGATTGAGAGATGGACTGACATGCAGGGTACAGCTTCACCAGTCATGCACCTCTGACTACTCTATTCCATCAGACGCCCATGTCCACATCCCATACCTCCATCGACCAGATAAACGGTCGTTCGATGACAGCCTCGACGCATGGGCGGACAAGTGCGGTGCGAAAGTGGTCGATGATCTGAACGACGTCAATGGCAAGAGTatcgtcaagctcaacGTTGCGCAGGGAGAACGTGGGTGTTTTTGGTTCAGGTAATACACCGCTTAAACTGACGGGAGATTAGCTAtgccatctctttcatcgCTCCCATCtcactctctcctcctcattaCCGGCTCTCGTTCCAGTTCCAAACCTCAAAAGAGACAAGAAGAACGGCCCTTCCCAACTTacccctccaccacctcgtCTGTCATCACCCTCCCtacctcatctcctccttccaagCACAATTCTACTATCCCCACCGACGGGCCCTTATTTGACCGCGTCCAAATCCTCACGACCCCGATCATCACGGCGCTATTGATCAGTTTTGGCATCTTTATCCCTCTTGCAGCGTTTGGTGTCAGTGCGCTTGCCAGCATACAGGTGCCTCCtaggatgatggagattgGCAAGGGATTAGTTGTCggcaaggaaagaaaggatcAGTAGTTatttttattattatattCCGTGTTTTCGTGTTTAGAGATGCAATTGTTGTTCAAACCAGATGTTTCTCTGTAAATGCACAAAACCCATAAAATACATCCAAAAGACCGCCCCCAAATATCCCGTCTAATTATGCTAATTCATGCctttactttttttttacttgCGCATGAGTAAATAGACGTTTtctccaacaacaacacccGCAAGATGTCGATATGATCCACGGAGCGCCATGAGCAATCCACCGAACGAAAAGTATGCCGTGCTACCGTATCTTTTATCAGCCAGatgcaaagaagaagaaggaactgTTTGAAACTCACGTTTGAGCCTCTCCTTGCGCCGAGTCGTCAAACTTGTAAATCTAAACAAGACGATATACCCATCAACTACACCCCACACAAAATCATTCAGCTTGACACAAGACCCACCTTGCCGTACATGACATAATCATAATCTTCCGCCAAACCTTGCTCGTTACTCCTCCACaactctctcttcactcGCCTCACTTCGTTCCCAtcctcgccttcatcaccatccgCATTATCCAACGCTTCCAGTTCGGAGGGCACGAGTGACCGCGCGAGCGTGAGCGTGAATGTTTCAGAGGGTTCGAGCGGGTAGAGTTCATTGGCAATGTCGAGCGTGAGGGACATGGAAAGCGAGTGAGAGGTGGCAGTTATCCGCGAGACTATCCTCCCATTGTATCAGTTCGCTGGACCACAGTAATAATTGCAGTATAAGTCACCTCGGTCGAATtttttcccatccttgtcTACTGTCTGGTAAAACGCATCAGCTACCGCCGATTTCTGCAAAGAGGATAACGCTCACGTCGACGGTGAACCTGTCATCAAAGATGATATTGGATGATTCAGCCATGGCGGTTtatgacttttttttttctataTCTATCTTTCTTGCGGGGGGATTAGGAAATTGATCTGGTGTGCGCaggagggagggagggggagaTGGTTAAATTATTTATATGTGTCTTCTGCAGAATTGGATACAAGAGGATTAAGAGAGACtagaaaaataaaataaaccatgtttttttttttttattccACCCGCCCCTTTTGgccattttctctttccaccgAAATCCAAATCCCAAAAAACGGTCAACAGTTTACACAAATCCATCTTGACATCTTACCACACAAATCCATTTCCTCAAACGGCCAACGTTCACCGGTACACATTGCCCAGCTGCACGACAGAGCGACGTTTTGAAAAGACCAGTGAAGAGATACTCgaattaaaaaaaaaaaattaatCGATACCCCGGCTTTTCCCATCTGTAATACATAATACATCATGTCTGCTGCTGATCACGGCCGAGACCCTTGGTacgtctcttcctcttcccatacCGCCAAAACCTTTTAGAGTCACTTTGCTCTGGCAATTAAATGGGGAAAATACAATCGCGATAAAACTGATGAGAGCTGACTTGGTATGTGACCAGCCCGTATGTCATCTTGAACGATTTCGGTGGTGCGTTTTCGATGGGCGCGATTGGTGGTGGTATCTGGCACGGTATTAAGGGTGCGAGAAATAGTCCTAGGGTGTGTCTTAaatctcctctttgtcGCAGTTAAAAGAGCACGTTTATCTGATCATATTCCATCTATTTAATTCCAACTTTTTGTCACTTGTCGCTTGATCCACTTGACATCCTTACACGACATTGCTCTTTCACTTCACCGAaccccaaaaaaaaattctCGACAAATACAGGGCGAGCGTCTCGTCGGATCCCTCTCTGCTATCAAAGCGCGTGCTCCCGTTCTTGGTGGTAACTTTGGTGTTTGGGGTGGTCTTTTCTCAACTTTTGACTGTGCGGTCAAGGGGTATAGGCAAAAGGAGGATCCATGGAATGCCATTATTTCTGGTTTCTTGACAGGTGGTAGTTTGGCGCTTAGATGTGagctcttttttttctttctctagACGAATCGGTAGTAGGGGGACGGCGAACAAGAAGTTTTATGCTGACAAGAGCCCTGTAGCCGGTCCCAAGTCTGCGTTTGGATCAGCAGTGGGTTGTGCCATCCTTTTGGGAGTGTTTGAAGGTATGAAAACGTCAAAAGTCATTTCACTTTTTTGAACTATCAAACTCATGGCTATATTGTCTAGGTGTCGGTGTCGTCGCGAACAGGATGATGGCTCAGCCTATCCCTCAAATGCAATGTAAGGTTTTTGATTTTCACATTTCTCCCCCCCTGTAGCCAGTCCACAACTAATATATCCCACTTTCAGTACCCGAACAAGCACCTCCACCCGTTGCTCCCGCTGTCGCCACCGCCTAAAAACCTCCCCTCGCCTCCCCAGCTGGCTTGTTGCCAAAGTAAAATCTCaagggaagaagtcaaaCGAAGCAAGCTTGTAGCCAAGGACAGATTCAGATTTCGGATTATGGTAGATGATGACCGGGCCTTGCTTGTATAATCACCTCTCTCGCATGCATTTTTCTCTCTAGACGCTGCTGTATACAAAAATCGCGATTATTTTAGTTTATTATGGGTATAAGaaatcattattattatttccGACAGACGTCATTGTTCGGCCGACCGCCGAAGTGTATTAGTTGGTTATGAATTTCTTGAAATTATCGAcattttccatttccatctatacacttttctcttttccacatCACCCGAAATGATACTCAGAGTACAACCGCGCCCTTTCCTCCgccccttttccctttctcgaCCCGCCACTCGTTTTGCCCACTTTGCACCACAAGCGCCCACCCGCAACTGTCCCGCCTGCTCTCGTCCcgttccccttcccctaTCCCCATGCCCTTCCTGTTCCTCCGTCCTCCCACTGCCTTCAAACCTTTCCCACCACTCTATGCTAtacctctcctcccccatCTCCAGCTCGGGATCACCAGCCGGTCCATTTGATATTCCTCAAGAACTAGCTCATTTACCGGCTAACGGATATATCGTCGATAAAGCCGATCTGCGTTCAAATTGGGTACGCCGTCAACGCGAATTACATCCAGACAAGTACACGACGAGAGGAGACGTCGTGGTAGATCTTGCGAGGGAATTGAGTGGGAGAGTGAATGAGGCGTATGCCGTTTTGGGAGATGATTTGAGGAGGGCAGAGTATATTGTTCGTCCCACCCCCACTCGGTTCTTTTTGGTCATTCTTTCATTTATTGATAAAGTACTCGATTAGCTATCGGTGAATGCGCAAGGGACCGAAGAAACAGACAAGATTGACGATCCTATGCTTCTTGCCGAGATCCTCGAAGCGAGagaagaacttgaagaggctgaaaCGCCAGAACAAGTCGATCGTATACGGCAAGCAAACAACGGTGCGTTTTTCCACACACTTTCTAAAAAAAGGGGGGGGGATTGCAACAATTAAAAGCGGAATCTGATTGCGGTTGTAATAGAGCATGTTAAGGGAATTGTCGGTTCCCTCGAACAAGCATTTTCGGGTACGCCTCCCGACCTGGCTGAGGCCAAGTTGTTGGCAGTGCAGTTGAGGTACTGGATGAATTTGGAAAAAGCTGCCAAGGAGAAATCTATATAGATTGTTACAAAACTTGATGTGCACGCATTAGACCTTTTTGGAGGATTAACCTTGAGAGATGTAGCTCTAGTCATTTATATAGAAGCCATCAGACGCGAACAATGGACAAAAAATAACATGTACTTGAAAAAAAGCATGATGGCATTTGACATTCCCAAGCTACGTGACGTCGTCCTAATTCCCCATATAAACTACCATACTCCCTCGTGATTTTGCTTTAATCCATTAAGACCCAGTTATGAACAAAGACAATCAAAGGGCTTTAGGAACGAGACTCGGAAAGCTGGTTCTGGCTTTTACGGAGGAACGAAAACTTGGACCTGAGCCCTGGCTTATCACCCTCCTCGCCTTGCCGCACCTCTCCTTGGCTGCTCTGCCCCAGCACCTGACCAATCTCCATCCGATGTCCTTCCGAGCTCGCTCttccctccaccacccccACATCCCTCCTGCCCCATCCCAATCCACTAGgccacccttctccaccacctgTCCAACGCTTACTCAATCCACCCCATTTCCCTTGAGCCATCGCCAGcgcctttttctctccctctgTAGGTGCAAAAGGACTCTCATACCCTCCCGCTCCCGAGCTACCAACACCCATATGGAGAGAGTCGTTGGATGCCGTTGTCGTAGGGTGGTGATAAGCCAGTTGGGTTATGCCGGAAGGGAAGCCagaggctgaaaaggacGATGTAGACTTGTTGGGGAGACTGTCGTTGGATAGAGTACCGCTAAACCAACGGCGGGAGCCGGGTAAAGTCGGGAGACCAGGAATCAGAGGCGGGGTCGTACTATGCGTCGGAGGAGCAAGACCATTGGGtcctgaagaaggagaagtcgAGGATggataaggaagaagagagtgacTTGCATTGCCACTAGGTCGTTTGATAGGTTCAACATGGGTTGTTACAGGGTTGGAGAATGATGAGTGATGAGAGGACGCAGGTggttgttgaggagatgaggcaGAGGAACTGGAAGAGTTGTCGGCCTGCACGTCTTGCCCTCCTAGATCAAGTTTGAGAGGATCATCAAACGTTGTGGAATCGTCACCAGATCCAATATATGGAGTCTCGCCTTCgagagacgagaagagaccttgaggaaggagattggcGCTGAAAGACGAGGATATTCCGCCATTCGGTGATCCAGGATCATGTCCATAGACGTCTGATTCACTGTCACTCGCTGTGCTCTCCTGCTTCTTGCCCGCATTCACTCCGCTCACCCTCCTGCTCACGCTCGCACTCCCAGGCCCAAAGTCTTCAAAGCCAGACATGTCTGTATACCTAAGTTCTTTCAAGTCCCtagacgaagatgacgcAAAAGTACCCTTGGAGAGATGACCGAAACCGGTAGTCGAAACATGCGAGGTTGGGCGAGCAGTATAGTCGTAGCCGAGATGGGGCATACCAGCTTCAGCCATATAAGCAGCTGCCTGCGTGGCCCATTGACTGTTGCCGCCATGAGCATGCTGGTAGCCATGCAAATAACCTTCTTGAGCGGCAACCTCGTAAGCTgctgccatcatcatcatttcttcttccg
Above is a genomic segment from Cryptococcus deuterogattii R265 chromosome 8, complete sequence containing:
- a CDS encoding DNA-directed RNA polymerase I II and III subunit RPABC3, coding for MAESSNIIFDDRFTVDTVDKDGKKFDRVSRITATSHSLSMSLTLDIANELYPLEPSETFTLTLARSLVPSELEALDNADGDEGEDGNEVRRVKRELWRSNEQGLAEDYDYVMYGKIYKFDDSAQGEAQTTAYFSFGGLLMALRGSYRHLAGVVVGENVYLLMRK
- a CDS encoding mitochondrial import inner membrane translocase subunit, translated to MSAADHGRDPCPYVILNDFGGAFSMGAIGGGIWHGIKGARNSPRGERLVGSLSAIKARAPVLGGNFGVWGGLFSTFDCAVKGYRQKEDPWNAIISGFLTGGSLALRSGPKSAFGSAVGCAILLGVFEGVGVVANRMMAQPIPQMQLPEQAPPPVAPAVATA
- a CDS encoding Fe-S protein assembly co-chaperone HscB, translated to MILRVQPRPFLRPFSLSRPATRFAHFAPQAPTRNCPACSRPVPLPLSPCPSCSSVLPLPSNLSHHSMLYLSSPISSSGSPAGPFDIPQELAHLPANGYIVDKADLRSNWVRRQRELHPDKYTTRGDVVVDLARELSGRVNEAYAVLGDDLRRAEYILSVNAQGTEETDKIDDPMLLAEILEAREELEEAETPEQVDRIRQANNEHVKGIVGSLEQAFSGTPPDLAEAKLLAVQLRYWMNLEKAAKEKSI